In Harmonia axyridis chromosome 6, icHarAxyr1.1, whole genome shotgun sequence, a single window of DNA contains:
- the LOC123681892 gene encoding orexin receptor type 2-like: MADMGLLPIQMETASDDFEDLPDFKNFSFDPEDQSGTPFINEIWTVKPLKRILLDIAVILPVVLIGLAGNFLLIFTLITNKHLQTPTNLMIGNMALADMLSLLIHPWVYIITYDIFQNYVLGEFVCKTEAALESAILISSVISLSVISYDRLTSIAVNSTALDIRRTKICMVLTWVTGFILSSPQVFLRKYKERQWKDFLETMCGENPIIIKIYWPTIITVLVWIPLSIMIVCYISIFAKLRRFEKVVLRKALNHQKKASYKKKAARMMFIVILTFTICRLPFTALIFWRYSRFMGKSAQNINDMHGGSLLFWFTSKYLIFVNAAVNPIIYGITNEKLRRAFRKSKLSKWLFCDKKVVTDLPKNEQITTERIFFIFKKKLWSKGDNATDMKKPKNEENILK; encoded by the exons ATGGCAGATATGGGTTTACTACCAATTCAAATGGAGACTGCATCGGATGATTTCGAAGATCTACctgattttaaaaatttttctttcgacCCTGAAGACCAATCT GGAACACCGTTTATAAACGAAATATGGACTGTAAAACCTTTAAAAAGGATTTTATTAGATATAGCAGTTATTTTACCAGTGGTATTAATAGGATTAGCTGGAAATTTCTTGCTAATATTCACGCTGATCACCAATAAACATTTACAAACACCAACCAACTTGATGATAGGAAATATGGCATTAGCAGATATGCTCTCCCTACTTATACACCCTTGGGTTTACATCATTACttatgatatatttcaaaactaCGTTTTGGGCGAATTTGTTTGTAAGACAGAGGCGGCTCTAGAAT CTGCAATTCTGATTTCCAGCGTGATAAGCCTATCGGTAATTAGCTATGACAGGTTGACGTCGATAGCGGTGAATTCAACGGCTCTGGACATAAGACGGACCAAGATATGCATGGTGTTGACGTGGGTGACGGGCTTTATACTTTCTTCCCCGCAGGTCTTCCTCAGAAAGTATAAG GAGAGGCAATGGAAGGACTTCTTGGAAACAATGTGCGGGGAGAATCctataattattaaaatatattgGCCTACCATAATAACAGTTTTGGTGTGGATACCCCTGTCCATTATGATCGTTTGTTACATATCGATTTTTGCTAAA CTGAGACGTTTCGAAAAAGTTGTACTGAGGAAGGCTTTGAACCACCAGAAAAAGGCAAGCTACAAGAAGAAAGCTGCAAGAATGATGTTCATTGTTATCCTGACGTTCACAATTTGCAGATTGCCTTTCACTGCTCTAATTTTCTGGAGATATTCCAGATTTATGGGAAAATCGGCTCAAAACATAAACGAT atgcATGGAGGCAGTTTATTGTTCTGGTTCACCTCGAAATATCTAATTTTCGTAAATGCTGCAGTAAATCCAATCATCTATGGAATAACCAACGAGAAACTACGACGTGctttcagaaaatcaaaactaTCGAAATGGCTGTTTTGCGACAAGAAAGTTGTTACAGATTTGCCCAAGAACGAGCAGATTACAACggagagaatttttttcatcttcaaGAAGAAGCTGTGGTCGAAGGGCGATAACGCGACAGATATGAAAAAgccaaaaaatgaagaaaatattctgaaataa